The proteins below come from a single Halostagnicola larsenii XH-48 genomic window:
- a CDS encoding helix-hairpin-helix domain-containing protein, which translates to MGILQKLKSLLGFGGSGSESSRSRDVGVTIERERTQNDADEAPEDPAAAGTSASSSTDSMTQSPDSADEAAEPAEATGPTDDDATPTTEKTPEQGDRAPSPPSDAGDESGSDVDSESASDVEDEPDIGGDDEADETDDAAAAGTSASSSTDSMTQSPDSADEAAEPAEATGPTGEDATPTADKTPSEGEPTGDAETDTDDEATEDTEPAVDGEPTDSIKGIGPAYAERLSDAGVDTVEQLAAADAAELADETEISETRLQGWIDRAQVR; encoded by the coding sequence ATGGGAATCCTTCAGAAGCTCAAGTCGCTGCTCGGTTTCGGTGGCTCGGGATCCGAGTCGTCCCGCTCTCGAGATGTCGGGGTCACTATCGAACGCGAACGAACCCAGAACGACGCGGACGAGGCCCCCGAGGATCCCGCGGCGGCCGGCACGTCGGCCTCTAGTTCGACCGACTCGATGACCCAGTCGCCGGATTCGGCCGACGAAGCGGCTGAACCGGCCGAAGCGACCGGCCCGACGGATGACGACGCGACACCGACGACCGAAAAGACGCCCGAACAGGGTGATCGAGCGCCGTCACCGCCGTCCGATGCCGGCGACGAATCGGGTTCCGACGTTGACAGCGAGTCCGCATCAGATGTTGAAGACGAACCGGACATCGGCGGTGACGACGAGGCCGACGAAACCGACGACGCCGCTGCGGCCGGCACGTCGGCCTCTAGTTCGACCGACTCGATGACCCAGTCGCCGGATTCGGCCGACGAAGCGGCCGAACCGGCCGAGGCGACCGGCCCGACAGGTGAGGACGCGACACCGACGGCCGATAAGACGCCGTCGGAAGGTGAGCCAACCGGCGATGCCGAAACCGATACCGACGACGAGGCGACGGAAGACACGGAGCCAGCGGTCGACGGCGAGCCGACCGACTCGATCAAGGGGATCGGGCCGGCCTACGCGGAGCGACTCAGCGACGCGGGAGTCGACACCGTCGAGCAGCTCGCGGCCGCCGACGCGGCCGAACTGGCCGACGAGACGGAGATTTCGGAGACACGTTTGCAGGGCTGGATCGACAGAGCACAGGTTCGGTAG
- a CDS encoding D-aminoacyl-tRNA deacylase: MIAIVESRADVASTHICSFLREERDWEVLEDESRPDANGGGTYYRTDGFELRSFDELHIDLERPAEIFTDEPDLLVFASRHAGDTGSLLTGHFTGNFGPAEYGGERDALAAAAPNALARLLEAFETYAPAEYDVGMECTHHGPTAVGCPSLFVELGSDETQWNDPDGARAVAQSILELGAADRSTAEDGTAGDGCVTPHRERQVVGFGGNHYVPRYQRIVEQTPWAVGHIASEWALEAMGDPDEHRDVIEAAFEASGAELAILEGTWPTIERVIDDLDYEIVSETWLREVGDRPLELVRAIESALGSVEEGIRFGDRRVSLEDSSGDGSGDDDADGEAFSIVDLPAELLDTAESIDPERVRRCVEAATVAFATENGGSRVGSTAAVPSEGVPPALVESLADVLEEKYDRVRLEDDAVVAEERAFDPALAAEAGVPEGPKFGALANGSSVTVDGKAINPEEVRTDRTRRFPVSIDHGDGKICLQLD, translated from the coding sequence GTGATCGCCATCGTCGAAAGTCGGGCCGACGTCGCGTCGACCCACATCTGTTCGTTTCTTCGCGAAGAACGGGACTGGGAGGTCCTCGAAGACGAGTCGCGGCCGGACGCAAACGGCGGCGGCACCTACTACCGGACCGACGGATTCGAACTGCGCTCGTTCGACGAACTACACATCGACCTCGAGCGGCCCGCGGAGATCTTCACCGACGAACCCGACCTGCTTGTGTTCGCCTCGCGCCACGCCGGCGATACCGGGTCGCTGCTGACGGGGCACTTCACGGGGAACTTCGGGCCGGCCGAGTACGGCGGCGAGCGCGACGCACTGGCTGCGGCCGCACCGAATGCGCTGGCTCGGTTGCTCGAGGCGTTCGAGACGTACGCTCCGGCGGAGTACGACGTTGGAATGGAGTGTACCCATCACGGGCCGACGGCGGTCGGCTGCCCGTCGCTGTTCGTCGAACTCGGCAGCGACGAAACCCAGTGGAACGACCCCGACGGAGCCCGCGCCGTCGCTCAATCGATCCTCGAACTCGGCGCGGCCGACCGCTCTACGGCGGAAGACGGAACGGCGGGAGACGGCTGTGTCACGCCCCACCGCGAGCGACAGGTCGTCGGCTTCGGCGGCAACCACTACGTCCCGCGCTACCAGCGCATCGTCGAGCAAACCCCGTGGGCCGTCGGCCACATCGCCTCGGAGTGGGCGCTCGAGGCCATGGGCGACCCTGACGAACACCGCGACGTGATCGAGGCCGCATTCGAAGCCAGCGGGGCCGAACTGGCCATCCTCGAGGGAACGTGGCCGACGATCGAGCGGGTTATCGACGATCTGGACTACGAAATCGTCAGCGAAACGTGGCTCAGGGAAGTCGGCGACCGGCCGCTCGAACTCGTCCGAGCGATCGAGTCGGCACTCGGCTCCGTCGAGGAGGGAATCAGGTTCGGCGACAGGCGAGTGTCGCTCGAGGACAGCAGCGGGGACGGCAGCGGAGACGACGACGCGGACGGCGAGGCGTTCTCGATCGTCGATCTCCCCGCGGAGTTGCTCGATACCGCAGAAAGTATCGATCCCGAGCGCGTCCGACGCTGCGTGGAGGCGGCCACCGTCGCGTTCGCGACCGAGAACGGAGGCAGCCGAGTCGGGTCGACCGCGGCCGTCCCGTCTGAGGGAGTGCCGCCGGCGCTGGTCGAATCGCTCGCCGACGTTCTCGAGGAGAAGTACGATCGGGTCCGACTCGAGGACGACGCGGTCGTCGCCGAGGAGCGCGCGTTCGATCCGGCGCTCGCCGCCGAGGCGGGCGTGCCGGAAGGACCCAAGTTCGGCGCGCTCGCGAACGGCTCGTCGGTGACCGTCGACGGAAAAGCTATCAATCCCGAAGAGGTTCGCACTGATCGAACACGTCGGTTTCCGGTGTCAATCGATCACGGCGACGGTAAGATCTGCTTACAGCTCGACTGA
- a CDS encoding shikimate dehydrogenase: MHVFGLIGNPVGHSLSPPMHEAAYDELGLEGRYVTFEPDPDDLGSALEGADALGVRGLNVTIPFKQDVLELVEPDDLASRIRAVNTIDFSGSTPTGHNTDAVGAIRALRDHEIALEDARAVVVGAGGAGRAIAFGLADAGATVDIANRTESTAHELADSVSGATGHGLESLDDLLSTADVVINATSVGMESDETPIPADALHGELTVMDAVYRPLETKLLRDAGAVGATTVDGAWMLLYQGVEALEIWTGEDAPVAAMNEALRGRL; the protein is encoded by the coding sequence ATGCACGTCTTCGGTCTCATCGGCAATCCGGTCGGTCACTCGCTCTCGCCGCCAATGCACGAGGCGGCCTACGACGAACTCGGCCTCGAGGGACGGTACGTCACGTTCGAACCCGATCCAGACGACCTCGGATCCGCGCTCGAGGGTGCGGACGCACTCGGCGTTCGCGGGCTGAACGTAACGATCCCGTTCAAACAGGACGTCCTCGAACTCGTCGAGCCGGATGACCTCGCGAGCCGCATCAGGGCCGTCAACACGATCGACTTCTCCGGATCGACGCCGACGGGTCACAACACCGACGCGGTCGGCGCGATCAGGGCGCTTCGGGATCACGAGATCGCCCTCGAGGACGCTCGAGCGGTGGTCGTCGGTGCCGGCGGAGCCGGACGCGCGATCGCCTTCGGGCTGGCCGATGCCGGTGCGACCGTCGACATCGCGAACCGCACGGAGTCGACCGCCCACGAGCTGGCCGATTCGGTGTCGGGCGCGACGGGTCACGGCCTCGAGTCGCTCGACGACTTGCTCTCGACGGCCGACGTGGTGATCAACGCGACGAGCGTCGGGATGGAATCCGACGAGACGCCGATCCCGGCCGACGCGCTCCACGGCGAGTTGACGGTCATGGACGCGGTCTATCGCCCGCTCGAGACGAAGCTGCTTCGCGATGCCGGGGCGGTCGGGGCGACGACGGTAGACGGCGCGTGGATGCTGCTCTACCAGGGCGTCGAAGCGCTCGAGATCTGGACCGGCGAGGACGCTCCCGTCGCGGCGATGAACGAGGCGCTTCGAGGACGGCTGTAG
- the pabB gene encoding aminodeoxychorismate synthase, component I — protein MTEPRVVTSLESVRDAVRAAETSPGSASGDARHIRVPIEVRVPVEDPFLAYRRARDGAGGAFLETTGGQPGWGYFGVDPIDRLTVRSDAVAREDDRSHSPALAALEGLLEGDRLVRGDCSVPYPCGAIGWLSYDIARELEKLPESAVDDRQLPRLEVAVYDRLAAWEEPAEGERELRVTACPRIGCGDDTDSDRRTDSSATPVTDAAIEAAYERGRARALELARKALEVARDVPEGEVDPVVPPVSASAVTFESDCGRDAFADRVRRVKRYVRDGETFQANISQRLTAPAAVHPVAAYDALRDVNPAPYSCLLEFRAADLVSASPELLLEREGSFVRTEPIAGTRPRGETADEDRALETDILTDEKERAEHAMLVDLERNDLGKVCAYGSVDVAEYRRVDRYAEVMHLVSDVTGRLREGETLADAIAAVFPGGTITGAPKPRTMAIIDELEATRRGPYTGSVGIFGFDGRATLNIVIRTLVRHGDEYHLRVGAGIVEDSVPDQEYDETLDKARALVTAVDEALGERAELEVEGEPEAEGGTEADAGGERNA, from the coding sequence ATGACCGAGCCGCGGGTCGTGACCTCTCTCGAGTCCGTTCGAGACGCCGTCAGAGCCGCGGAAACTTCCCCAGGGAGCGCGTCGGGAGACGCCCGTCACATCCGCGTTCCGATCGAAGTTCGCGTTCCCGTGGAGGACCCCTTTCTGGCGTACCGACGAGCACGCGACGGAGCCGGTGGCGCGTTTCTCGAGACGACCGGCGGCCAGCCGGGCTGGGGCTACTTCGGCGTCGATCCGATCGATCGACTCACCGTTCGTTCCGACGCCGTCGCTCGCGAGGACGATCGATCACATTCGCCCGCACTCGCGGCTCTCGAGGGGCTGCTCGAGGGTGACCGACTCGTTCGCGGCGACTGTTCCGTTCCCTATCCCTGCGGAGCGATCGGGTGGCTCTCCTACGACATCGCCAGAGAACTCGAAAAGCTCCCCGAATCCGCCGTCGACGACAGGCAGTTACCGCGACTCGAGGTTGCGGTCTACGACCGCCTCGCCGCTTGGGAGGAACCCGCCGAGGGTGAACGAGAACTACGCGTGACCGCCTGTCCGCGGATCGGCTGCGGAGACGATACCGATTCGGATCGGCGGACGGACTCGAGTGCGACACCAGTCACGGACGCCGCAATCGAGGCCGCCTACGAGCGCGGTCGAGCGCGTGCGCTAGAACTTGCGCGAAAGGCGCTCGAGGTTGCACGAGATGTGCCTGAGGGCGAGGTCGACCCCGTCGTCCCGCCCGTCTCGGCGTCGGCGGTGACCTTCGAGAGCGATTGCGGACGCGACGCCTTCGCCGACCGGGTGCGACGGGTCAAGCGGTACGTTCGCGACGGTGAGACGTTTCAGGCGAACATCTCACAGCGACTCACCGCGCCGGCCGCGGTCCACCCCGTCGCGGCGTACGACGCGCTCCGGGACGTGAACCCGGCACCGTACTCCTGCCTGCTCGAGTTCCGGGCCGCTGATCTGGTGAGCGCGAGCCCGGAACTGCTGCTCGAGCGCGAGGGCTCGTTCGTCCGAACGGAACCCATCGCCGGCACCCGTCCGCGCGGCGAGACCGCAGACGAAGACCGGGCTCTCGAGACGGACATCCTCACCGACGAGAAAGAACGCGCCGAGCACGCGATGTTAGTCGATCTCGAGCGAAACGACCTCGGGAAGGTATGTGCCTACGGCTCCGTCGATGTCGCCGAGTACCGCCGCGTGGATCGCTACGCCGAAGTCATGCACCTCGTCTCCGATGTCACCGGCCGACTTCGGGAGGGCGAAACCCTCGCGGACGCGATCGCGGCGGTCTTTCCCGGCGGCACGATCACCGGCGCGCCAAAGCCCCGGACGATGGCGATCATCGACGAACTCGAGGCGACCCGACGCGGCCCCTACACGGGAAGCGTCGGTATCTTCGGCTTCGACGGGCGCGCCACGCTGAACATCGTGATTCGGACCCTCGTTCGCCACGGCGACGAGTATCACCTGCGGGTCGGGGCGGGAATCGTCGAGGATTCGGTTCCCGACCAAGAGTACGACGAAACGCTCGACAAAGCTCGAGCGCTGGTGACCGCCGTCGACGAGGCGCTCGGCGAACGAGCCGAACTTGAAGTCGAGGGGGAGCCTGAAGCAGAGGGGGGCACTGAAGCCGACGCAGGCGGTGAGCGAAATGCGTAA
- a CDS encoding methyltransferase family protein — MTILEIQTPASMAFAVGLGLAVANLAGILASALGVADYWPPGDRDWRYYAHWGLSHALNVVVLVVVYLDWNSLGLARAPSLAAGATLFVGGYAIAIASGLDLGVEETKGLEGELRTGGWYRYSRNPQYVGYIAATVGFALLANSTLVTPICAVYLGWWLALPFAEEPWLYEQYGDSYADYADRVPRFVGVRTVRALTGNREEKVSTAD, encoded by the coding sequence ATGACGATACTCGAGATACAAACACCGGCCTCGATGGCGTTCGCGGTCGGTCTCGGCCTCGCGGTCGCCAACCTCGCCGGCATCCTCGCCAGCGCGCTCGGCGTCGCCGACTACTGGCCGCCCGGTGACCGGGACTGGCGGTACTACGCCCACTGGGGGCTCTCGCACGCGCTCAACGTGGTCGTCCTCGTCGTCGTGTACCTAGATTGGAACAGCCTCGGGTTGGCTCGAGCGCCGTCGCTCGCCGCCGGTGCGACGCTGTTCGTCGGGGGCTACGCCATCGCCATCGCGTCCGGTTTGGACCTCGGCGTCGAGGAAACGAAGGGACTCGAAGGCGAGTTGCGAACCGGCGGCTGGTACCGGTACTCGAGAAATCCGCAGTACGTGGGCTACATCGCCGCGACGGTCGGGTTCGCGCTGCTGGCGAACTCGACGCTGGTAACTCCCATCTGTGCGGTCTACCTCGGCTGGTGGCTCGCGCTTCCCTTCGCCGAGGAACCCTGGCTGTACGAGCAGTACGGTGACTCCTACGCGGACTACGCCGACCGAGTGCCACGGTTCGTCGGCGTCCGGACAGTTCGTGCCCTCACCGGAAACCGAGAAGAAAAGGTATCGACCGCCGACTAA
- the glmS gene encoding methylaspartate mutase subunit S produces MTKTVILGVIGSDAHVVGITILEQALNAAGFDVINLGVQSSQQEFVDAATDHDAEAVLVSSLYGHAEQDCQGFHERVADADLEDVTTYIGGNLSVGQTDFEETKEKFQKMGFDRVFNSETDPEEAIEALRADLDIRPPESERESSRTVSV; encoded by the coding sequence ATGACGAAGACAGTTATCCTCGGCGTGATCGGCTCCGACGCACACGTCGTCGGCATTACGATCCTCGAGCAGGCGCTGAACGCTGCCGGATTCGACGTTATCAATCTCGGCGTCCAGAGCTCCCAGCAGGAGTTCGTCGACGCCGCGACGGATCACGATGCCGAAGCTGTACTCGTCTCGTCGCTGTACGGGCACGCCGAGCAGGACTGTCAGGGCTTTCACGAACGGGTCGCCGACGCGGACCTCGAGGACGTGACGACCTACATCGGGGGCAACCTCTCGGTCGGACAGACCGACTTCGAGGAGACCAAAGAGAAATTTCAAAAGATGGGGTTCGACCGCGTCTTCAACTCCGAAACGGATCCGGAGGAGGCGATCGAGGCGCTGCGTGCGGATCTCGATATTCGACCGCCCGAATCCGAACGCGAGTCGTCGCGAACCGTTTCGGTCTAG
- a CDS encoding helix-turn-helix domain-containing protein: protein MKYLDVHLSQPDWMLHPMQRFIRETDAVRYEELRTWNIAGRDDGLEYELFYAEADRGPYEAAIEAVDSVRWYDLTPIDDDSFYVYICQETREEDVRWREAFAALDLVVVPPVSYDAEAAFYMTIVGAGEDLRTMLEGLPDEIDVTVRAIGEYDRRHAPLGGDLTERQLEAVAVAADVGYFEIPRESGVDAVAAELNCASSTAATLLQKAQASVMRRLVRRRGEGVRGDLGRNGG, encoded by the coding sequence ATGAAATACCTCGACGTGCACCTCTCACAACCTGACTGGATGCTACACCCGATGCAGCGGTTCATCCGCGAGACGGATGCGGTCCGCTACGAGGAGCTTCGAACGTGGAACATCGCGGGTCGCGACGACGGCCTCGAGTACGAATTGTTCTACGCCGAAGCCGACCGCGGCCCCTACGAAGCGGCGATTGAAGCAGTCGACTCGGTTCGCTGGTACGATCTGACCCCGATCGACGACGACTCGTTTTACGTCTACATTTGTCAGGAGACCCGCGAGGAGGACGTACGCTGGCGCGAAGCGTTCGCCGCGCTCGATCTCGTCGTCGTGCCGCCGGTTTCCTACGATGCCGAGGCCGCGTTCTACATGACGATCGTCGGAGCCGGCGAGGACCTGCGGACGATGCTCGAGGGGCTCCCCGACGAGATCGACGTCACCGTTCGGGCGATTGGGGAGTACGACCGTCGGCACGCGCCCCTCGGCGGCGACCTCACCGAGCGCCAACTCGAGGCCGTCGCGGTCGCGGCCGACGTCGGCTACTTCGAAATTCCCCGTGAATCCGGCGTCGACGCCGTCGCCGCTGAACTGAACTGCGCCTCGAGTACGGCCGCAACGCTCCTCCAGAAAGCACAGGCGAGCGTCATGCGACGACTCGTTCGCCGACGCGGGGAGGGCGTTCGCGGTGACCTCGGTCGAAACGGCGGCTAA
- a CDS encoding universal stress protein, with amino-acid sequence MSKRIVVPVDDSDRSIDALEFAVDEFPDAEITALHVLDPGDFYAATGVDGGVMANYEQIYQRHEQQAEQILENATELAAERGVEIDTDHVIGGISRSIVDYVEEHEIDQIVVGSHGRTGASRILLGSVAETVARRSPVPITIVR; translated from the coding sequence ATGTCCAAACGAATCGTCGTCCCGGTTGACGACTCGGATCGCTCGATCGACGCCCTCGAATTCGCGGTCGATGAGTTCCCCGACGCCGAGATTACGGCGCTACACGTGCTCGATCCGGGGGATTTCTACGCAGCGACTGGAGTCGACGGCGGCGTGATGGCCAACTACGAACAGATCTACCAGCGCCACGAACAGCAGGCCGAACAGATCCTCGAGAACGCGACCGAACTCGCCGCCGAACGCGGCGTGGAGATCGACACGGATCACGTCATCGGCGGTATCTCGCGGTCGATCGTCGACTACGTCGAAGAACACGAGATCGACCAGATCGTCGTCGGCAGCCACGGTCGGACCGGCGCGAGTCGAATCCTGCTTGGAAGCGTCGCCGAAACCGTCGCGCGGCGGTCGCCAGTCCCCATTACGATCGTCCGATGA
- a CDS encoding 50S ribosomal protein L15e encodes MARSFYSHIKEAWKNPGDGKLGELQWQRKQDWREQGAIERIERPTRLDKARELGYKAKQGIVLARVSVRKGTARKQRHKAGRRTKRQGVNRIGRRKNIQRMGEERVSRKYPNMRVLNSYWVGEDGSQKWFEVILVDPNHPAIENDDDLSWICDDDHTNRAFRGLTNAGSSNRGLNTRGKGAEKVRPSNNGGRGGAK; translated from the coding sequence ATGGCACGAAGCTTCTACTCCCACATCAAGGAGGCATGGAAGAACCCGGGCGACGGAAAGCTCGGCGAACTGCAGTGGCAGCGAAAACAGGACTGGCGCGAGCAGGGCGCAATCGAGCGAATCGAGCGCCCAACGCGACTGGACAAGGCGCGCGAACTCGGCTACAAGGCCAAACAGGGGATCGTCCTCGCACGCGTTTCCGTCCGCAAGGGAACGGCCCGAAAGCAGCGACACAAGGCTGGCCGACGAACGAAACGCCAGGGCGTCAACCGGATCGGTCGACGCAAGAACATCCAGCGGATGGGTGAAGAGCGCGTCTCCCGAAAGTACCCCAACATGCGGGTGCTCAACAGCTACTGGGTCGGGGAAGACGGCAGCCAGAAGTGGTTCGAAGTGATCCTCGTCGATCCGAACCACCCGGCGATCGAGAACGACGACGACCTCAGTTGGATCTGCGACGACGACCACACGAACCGCGCGTTCCGCGGTCTCACCAACGCAGGCTCCTCGAACCGCGGCCTCAACACCCGCGGCAAGGGCGCAGAGAAGGTCCGTCCGTCGAACAACGGCGGTCGTGGCGGCGCAAAGTAA
- a CDS encoding calcium/sodium antiporter translates to MLAGSELLVPLALLAAGIVALYAGAELLVAGAGRLALGIGLRAATVGVTVIAFATTAPELFVAITGVFDDSTDIGLGTVLGSNIANIGLVLGVSALIKPLSVSEIAMKRHVPFMVLAAVLLVGVGLDGVISRLEGALFVVVLAGFTAYLVYSTNADSASMGDKPAAGDGIALTDIAFVLVGLIALVVGSRWLVEGGTELLREFGFSELFIALTVLAVGTSLPELAASAIGAARGETEFAIGNVVGSNIYNVLAVLGIVALITPIQIATSTIQFEFPALIVFTLVLVAMMRYGRTLTRLDGIALVAGYAGFVYFLAQ, encoded by the coding sequence ATGCTCGCCGGTTCGGAGCTTCTCGTCCCCCTCGCCTTGCTCGCCGCCGGTATCGTCGCCCTGTATGCGGGTGCGGAGCTGCTCGTCGCTGGCGCGGGGCGGCTCGCGCTCGGAATCGGCCTCCGGGCCGCGACGGTCGGCGTGACAGTCATCGCGTTCGCGACCACCGCCCCCGAACTCTTCGTGGCGATCACCGGCGTGTTCGACGACTCGACCGACATCGGGCTCGGCACCGTCCTCGGGTCGAATATCGCGAACATCGGGCTGGTTTTGGGCGTCTCCGCTCTGATCAAGCCACTTTCGGTCAGCGAGATCGCGATGAAGCGACACGTCCCGTTCATGGTCCTGGCCGCCGTCTTGCTCGTCGGCGTCGGACTGGACGGAGTCATCAGCCGGCTCGAGGGAGCGCTCTTCGTCGTAGTCCTCGCCGGCTTTACCGCCTATCTCGTCTATTCGACGAACGCCGATTCAGCGTCGATGGGCGACAAGCCCGCCGCAGGCGACGGGATCGCGCTCACCGATATCGCGTTCGTCCTCGTCGGCCTGATCGCGCTCGTCGTCGGGTCGCGGTGGCTCGTCGAGGGCGGGACGGAGCTCCTGCGGGAGTTCGGATTCTCGGAGCTGTTCATCGCGCTGACGGTGCTCGCCGTCGGAACCTCCCTCCCCGAGCTTGCGGCCTCGGCGATCGGCGCGGCTCGAGGCGAGACCGAGTTCGCGATCGGCAACGTCGTCGGGTCGAACATCTACAACGTGTTGGCCGTCCTCGGCATCGTTGCGCTCATCACCCCGATCCAGATCGCGACGAGTACGATCCAGTTCGAGTTTCCCGCACTCATCGTCTTCACCCTCGTGTTAGTCGCGATGATGCGCTACGGACGGACGCTGACGAGACTCGACGGGATCGCGCTCGTCGCCGGATACGCCGGGTTCGTCTACTTCTTGGCGCAGTGA
- a CDS encoding phosphoribosyltransferase family protein, which produces MNRAEKAALQLRAVDVLCMLKETRTYDELEAKTGLPAGDLNRYVNGHVLPGTDRARAVVEDLGKEALAEELEARIRVDGEGYVDNSDVVFDQPFLNLAAPVVADSFGFDRPDVVLTAATDGITLAASLASYYGTRCAYAKKRKETAVEEFIEARERLDSGIEITYYLPESSINEGESVLVVDDLIRSGETQELLLDIVETAGADVAGVFALIAAGDDGIGRARGRTDSVVDALTTVQA; this is translated from the coding sequence ATGAACAGAGCTGAGAAAGCCGCCCTGCAGTTGCGCGCCGTCGACGTGTTGTGTATGCTCAAGGAAACCCGCACCTACGACGAACTCGAGGCCAAGACCGGCCTACCCGCGGGCGACTTGAACCGATACGTTAACGGACACGTGCTTCCGGGAACCGACCGCGCTCGAGCGGTCGTCGAGGATCTGGGCAAGGAGGCCCTCGCCGAGGAACTCGAGGCGCGGATTCGCGTGGATGGCGAGGGATACGTCGACAACTCCGACGTGGTCTTCGACCAGCCGTTTTTGAACCTCGCCGCGCCGGTCGTCGCCGACAGCTTCGGTTTCGATCGACCTGACGTCGTCCTGACGGCGGCCACTGACGGCATCACGCTCGCGGCGTCGCTCGCGAGCTACTACGGAACGCGGTGTGCCTACGCGAAGAAACGCAAGGAGACGGCCGTCGAGGAGTTCATCGAAGCCCGCGAACGCCTCGATTCGGGCATCGAGATCACCTACTACCTCCCCGAATCGTCGATCAACGAGGGCGAGTCGGTGCTGGTCGTCGACGACCTCATCCGATCGGGCGAGACCCAGGAACTGCTGCTCGACATCGTCGAAACCGCGGGTGCGGACGTGGCCGGCGTCTTCGCGCTGATCGCGGCGGGAGACGACGGGATCGGACGAGCACGCGGGCGGACCGATTCGGTCGTCGACGCGCTCACCACCGTGCAGGCGTGA
- the ftsZ gene encoding cell division protein FtsZ, whose product MDSIIDDAIDEAEDGEPDHLPDEAEPVDGNTSGTMTDDELLDVLDDLQTDITVVGCGGAGGNTVNRMGEEGIHGAKLVAANTDVQHLVEIEADTKILMGEQKTGGRGAGSLPQVGEEAALESQQDIYDAIDGSDMVFVTAGLGGGTGTGSAPVVAKAARESGALTISIVTTPFTAEGEVRRTNAEAGLERLRDVSDTVIVVPNDRLLDSVGKLPVKQAFKVSDEVLMRSVKGITELITKPGLVNLDFADVRTVMERGGVAMIGLGEADSEAKAEDSVKTALRSPLLDVDISGASSALVNVTGGNDMSIEEAEGVVEEIYDRIDPDARIIWGTSIDESLEGSMRTMIVVTGVESPQIYGRPDGEAVQPQGAEEEDIDFVD is encoded by the coding sequence ATGGACTCTATAATCGACGATGCTATCGACGAGGCCGAGGATGGGGAGCCTGATCATCTCCCCGATGAGGCCGAGCCCGTCGACGGCAATACTTCGGGGACGATGACCGACGACGAACTACTCGACGTACTCGACGATCTCCAGACTGATATTACAGTCGTCGGCTGTGGCGGCGCTGGCGGAAACACCGTCAATCGGATGGGGGAAGAGGGAATCCACGGTGCGAAACTGGTCGCGGCGAACACCGACGTCCAGCACCTCGTCGAAATCGAAGCCGATACGAAGATCCTGATGGGCGAGCAAAAGACCGGCGGCCGCGGAGCCGGCTCGCTCCCGCAGGTCGGCGAAGAGGCTGCCCTCGAGAGCCAACAGGACATCTACGACGCGATCGACGGCTCCGACATGGTGTTCGTCACGGCGGGACTGGGCGGCGGAACGGGAACCGGCTCGGCCCCCGTCGTCGCGAAGGCGGCTCGCGAATCCGGCGCGCTCACGATTTCGATCGTCACGACGCCGTTCACCGCGGAAGGCGAGGTTCGGCGAACGAACGCCGAGGCGGGCCTCGAGCGGCTTCGCGACGTTTCTGATACGGTCATCGTCGTTCCCAACGACCGCCTGCTCGATTCGGTCGGCAAACTGCCGGTTAAACAGGCGTTCAAGGTTAGCGACGAGGTCCTGATGCGCTCGGTCAAGGGAATCACGGAACTCATCACGAAACCCGGACTCGTCAACCTGGACTTCGCCGACGTTCGCACCGTGATGGAACGGGGCGGCGTTGCGATGATCGGCCTCGGCGAGGCCGACTCCGAAGCCAAGGCCGAGGACTCGGTCAAGACCGCGCTGCGCTCGCCGCTGCTCGACGTCGACATTTCCGGGGCGAGCTCCGCGCTCGTCAACGTCACCGGCGGCAACGATATGTCGATCGAAGAAGCAGAAGGCGTCGTCGAGGAGATCTACGATCGGATCGATCCCGACGCGCGCATCATCTGGGGGACCTCGATCGACGAGAGCCTCGAGGGTAGCATGCGAACTATGATCGTCGTGACCGGCGTCGAATCGCCGCAGATCTACGGTCGACCGGACGGCGAGGCCGTCCAGCCACAGGGCGCAGAGGAAGAAGACATCGACTTCGTCGACTGA